From Halichoerus grypus chromosome 6, mHalGry1.hap1.1, whole genome shotgun sequence, one genomic window encodes:
- the TNFRSF17 gene encoding tumor necrosis factor receptor superfamily member 17: protein MAQECIQNEYFDRLLTACKPCHLRCSNTPPLPCQRYCDAMKGTNTILWTCLGLSLIISLTVFVLMFLLKKMNSEPSKNERKNTGSTLQDQVNADQEEGRASRNGEEVLSRGLEYTVEECTCEDCVNSESKVDSDHFFPLPAMEEGATILVTTKTNDYCNSLLASVTEMEKPIFTR, encoded by the exons ATGGCTCAGGAGTGCATCCAAAATGAGTATTTTGACAGATTGCTTACTGCTTGCAAACCGTGTCACCTTCGATGTTCTAATACCCCTCCTCTACCTTGTCAGCGTTATTGTGATGCAA TGAAAGGAACAAATACAATTCTCTGGACCTGTTTGGGCCTGAGCTTGATCATTTCTTTGACAGTTTTTGTGTTGATGTTCTTGCTAAAGAAGATGAATTCAGAACCATCAAAGAACGAACGTAAAAACACAG GATCGACTCTCCAGGACCAGGTGAATGCTGACCAGGAGGAGGGCCGTGCTAGCAGGAATGGTGAGGAAGTTCTCTCGAGGGGCCTGGAGTACACAGTAGAAGAATGTACCTGCGAAGACTGCGTCAATTCTGAATCAAAGGTCGATTCTGACCATTTCTTTCCACTCCCGGCTATGGAGGAAGGTGCAACCATTCTCGTCACCACGAAAACAAATGACTACTGTAACAGCCTGCTAGCTAGTGTCACAGAGATGGAGAAACCCATTTTTACCAGATAA